A stretch of Cherax quadricarinatus isolate ZL_2023a chromosome 24, ASM3850222v1, whole genome shotgun sequence DNA encodes these proteins:
- the LOC138851038 gene encoding serine/arginine repetitive matrix protein 5-like, producing the protein MMNVMKSYEQGFRLSKTKIGANSTPNVQEVHPVFRESEEEYEILDQAVKSNVSKDKSSVKKGKDIESPKIQESKSKSSNHSRSRSKSRSRSHSRSQYRKNSHSPLHHRQDIRSRSRSRSRCRRESRSRSRSRLHLYRSPRSREREIMHGRGYGQGRGYGQGHGFGHEYGQEGYTHGRYYVYNRGRRYNKCEVRYLRDLTRRSPTHGSSRYRGHREHERSRDDHNIENPKDRQRERESPHRRGNNYPEPLNKLERAMIIEAAKTKIESQIKYGIIGVDIPETQREILCPKTPSHLESSRNKSPGRSKSYSKTPSRWESPPPRTPGRCEPRTPGRCEPKTPGRWESRPKTPSRWESRPKSRWEPLHKTPGRWESSHPKTPNRQDSSHPKASNRWESSRPKTPSRQESSHAKTPRRQELSHPKTPSRQELSHPKTPNRQESSGKGFTNKDGDKISSPSRKFSPENSSRFNKWNKEENGKSGEPKIGNSLTEMENFVEIEKQKILEKMKERNKEFLKPVLN; encoded by the coding sequence ATGATGAATGTGATGAAGAGCTATGAGCAAGGGTTTCGTCTATCAAAGACTAAAATCGGGGCAAATTCTACACCTAATGTACAAGAAGTTCATCCAGTATTTAGAGAAAGTGAAGAAGAGTATGAAATTCTTGATCAGGCAGTCAAAAGCAATGTCAGTAAAGACAAATCATCAGTGAAAAAGGGTAAGGATATTGAAAGTCCCAAGATACAAGAGTCCAAGTCAAAATCTAGTAATCACTCGAGATCACGCTCTAAAAGCCGCTCTCGATCACACTCAAGATCACAGTATAGGAAAAATTCTCATTCCCCATTGCATCATAGGCAAGATATTCGCTCTCGTTCCCGTTCCAGATCGCGTTGTCGTAGAGAGAGCCGTTCTCGATCCAGGTCGAGATTACATTTATACCGAAGCCCAAGAAGTAGAGAACGAGAAATTATGCATGGCCGTGGCTATGGCCAGGGTCGTGGCTATGGCCAGGGCCATGGATTTGGCCATGAATATGGCCAGGAAGGCTATACACATGGCCGCTACTATGTCTATAACAGGGGCCGTAGATATAATAAGTGCGAGGTCAGATATCTTAGGGATTTGACGAGGAGGTCACCTACTCATGGCTCCTCTCGCTACCGAGGACACAGGGAGCATGAACGTTCGAGAGACGACCATAATATAGAAAATCCCAAAGATagacaaagagaaagagagagcccACATCGCAGAGGCAACAATTACCCAGAACCATTAAACAAACTTGAGCGTGCAATGATAATTGAAGCTGCAAAAACAAAAATTGAAAGTCAGATTAAGTATGGGATAATTGGTGTGGACATTCCTGAGACCCAAAGGGAAATATTGTGTCCCAAAACTCCAAGTCATTTGGAATCCTCAAGAAATAAATCACCTGGTAGATCAAAATCTTATTCCAAAACTCCAAGTAGGTGGGAATCTCCTCCTCCCAGAACTCCAGGTAGGTGTGAGCCCAGAACTCCAGGTAGGTGTGAACCCAAAACCCCAGGTAGATGGGAATCTCGTCCTAAAACTCCAAGTAGATGGGAATCTCGTCCTAAAAGTCGGTGGGAGCCACTTCACAAAACTCCAGGTAGGTGGGAATCATCTCATCCCAAAACACCTAATAGACAGGATTCATCCCACCCAAAAGCCTCAAATAGATGGGAATCGTCCCGTCCAAAAACCCCAAGTAGACAAGAATCGTCTCATGCCAAAACTCCAAGAAGACAGGAATTGTCTCATCCCAAAACCCCAAGTCGACAGGAATTGTCACATCCCAAAACTCCAAATAGGCAGGAGTCATCTGGTAAAGGTTTTACCAACAAGGATGGTGACAAGATATCTTCACCTTCAAGGAAATTCTCTCCAGAGAACTCTTCTAGATTCAACAAGTGGAACAAAGAAGAAAATGGCAAATCTGGGGAGCCCAAAATAGGAAATTCTCTGACAGAAATGGAAAATTTTGTTGAAAttgaaaaacaaaaaatattggaaaagatgaaagaaagaaataaagaatTCTTAAAACCTGTTCTTAATTAA